The genomic stretch GCCACCGTGGCGACGAGCGCGAAGTCCTCCCCGCCCCCGGCGACGACCTCGACGAGGTCGGCCCCGACCGCCGTGGCGGCGGCCCGGACACCGGGGGCGACCGGCAGGTCACGCCACCGGACGGTGGCGCGCACCCCCGAGGCGGCGCACACATGCCCGAGGTCGGCCCCCAGCCCGTCGGAGACGTCGATGAGCGCGGTCGCGCCCCGTGCTTGCAGGACCTGCCCGGCCGCGGCCAGTGCGACGGGGCGCCGGTGCGCGGCGAGCAGGTCGGGGTCGGGCGTGATGCCCGCGGCAACCTGGGCCAGCGCGGCCGAGGCCGCCCCGAGCGCGCCGACCACGAGCACGGCGTCGCCCGGTCGCGCCCCGGACCGTGGCACCGCCGCGGCTGGGTCGACCTCGCCGATGGCGGTCACCGAGACCATCAGCTGCCCGGCCCGCGCCGTGTCGCCACCGACCAGACGCACCCCCCAGCGGTCGCACGCGGCACGCATGCCCCGGTAGAGCGACTCCACGTGGTCGTGCGGCAGTCCGGCAGGCCGGCAGAGCCCCACGACCGCCGCCCGGGGGCGTGCGCCCATGGCCGCGAGGTCACTGACGTTCACGGCCACGGCCTTCCACCCGATGTCGGCCCAGCTCGACAGC from Egibacteraceae bacterium encodes the following:
- the thiL gene encoding thiamine-phosphate kinase is translated as MPIGEFHGLARLGAMLDGAGEGIAIGHGDDAAVILATQRGIVVTVDVLVEGVHFTHELSSWADIGWKAVAVNVSDLAAMGARPRAAVVGLCRPAGLPHDHVESLYRGMRAACDRWGVRLVGGDTARAGQLMVSVTAIGEVDPAAAVPRSGARPGDAVLVVGALGAASAALAQVAAGITPDPDLLAAHRRPVALAAAGQVLQARGATALIDVSDGLGADLGHVCAASGVRATVRWRDLPVAPGVRAAATAVGADLVEVVAGGGEDFALVATVAPEAAHAVAAEAGAADGVPAAVVGEVTAGAGVVLTHDGHDRDITTLGYDHDRSHDPTAEDHP